The Streptomyces collinus DNA segment GCGCGAGCCGGCGCTGCAGGGGACGGCAGCCGAGCGGTCCGGTCCGCGCGATCCGGTGGCACGGTGACCGGGATCAGGCCGTGCCGGCCGGGGCCGAGCCGGGTTGGCCTTCCTCGTCGCCGGCGTAGGCGAGGAAGTCGTCGACCATGCGGTGGAAGAGCGTCGCGAGCTGCCGCAGTTCTTCCGGGGACCAGTCCGAGAGCGCCCTCTGCATGCCGCGGACGCCGGCCTCGCGGACCTTGGCGATGGCCTCGCCCCCGGCGTCGGTGAGCTCGATGCGCTGGGCGCGGCGGTCGTCCGGGTCGGGGACGCGGGTGACGTAGCCGGACTTCTGCAACTGCTGCACCGTGCGTGTGACGTGCGAGGCCTCCACGCCCAGCCGGGCGGCGAGCTCCCCCGGCCGCTGCGGCTCGGAGTCGGCGATCTGTCGCAGCAGGGCGACGGCGGCGCGGTCGAGCGGGACGCCCGCCAGGGCCATCAGCCGTTCGTGCCGGCGGGCGCGCGTGCTCAGGTAGGTGATGCGGGTGAGCGCACGCTCGATCTCGGTCACTTCCGGCGAGGGGGCGTCGGGGAGCGGTGGTGTGGGCATGAGCACCACGGTACCATCTCGTTGCGTAACTCAAGTAAATCGAGTGGTTCACCCCACTAGTTCGCCCAGCCCCCGTTCGCTGGGCGTTCGTTCCCCCCGTTCGCCGAGCGCCCCCCGTTCATCAAGCGGTTCACCCCGTTCAGGGGAAACAACCGGAGAACACGCGTGGCGGCCCGCCGGTCCGTCGACACCTCACCCGTGGACCTGCCGCTGATCCCGCCCATGCTCGCCACGTCCGGCACCCTGCCCTCCGCCGCGCAGGACGCGCGCTGGGCCTACGAGACCAAACAGGACGGCCAGCGCGTGGTGGTCTATCTGCCCGGGGACGGCAGTGTGCTGCTGCGCGCCCGCTCCGGTGACGACATCACGGCCGCCTACCCCGAACTGCGGCCGCTGGCCACCGCCCTCGGCGCCACCCCCGCCGTACTGGACGGCGAGATCATGGCCCTGGACGACCAGGGGCGCGCCAGCTTCCAGTTGCTGCAGTCCCGGATGGGTCTGGCCCACGCCCCCGCCAGGGCCGCGCGGCGGGCTGCGGAGGTCCCGGTCCATCTCGTGCTGTTCGACCTGATGCACCTGCGGAACGACTCCCTCCTGCGGCTCCCGTACGCCCGGCGCCGCGCGGCACTGGAGGACCTCGGCCTCGCCGGACCCTCCTGGTCGACCCCGCGCGCACTCGTCGGCCACGGCGCCGAGGCCCTGCGCGCCACCCAGGAGCACGGTCTGGAGGGCCTGGTCTGCAAGCGGCTCGACTCGGTGTACGAACCGGGGGTGCGTTCCCGGGCGTGGATCAAGATCCGCAACATGCGCACCGAGGACGTCCTGGTCGGCGGCTGGCAGCCCGGCAAGGGACGGCTCACCGGCCTGCCCGGCGCGGTGCTGGTCGGACAGCGTGCGGCGGGGCGGCTGCGCTACGTCGGCAGCGTCGGCACCGGCTGGAGCGAGGCCGAACGCACCGAACTCGCCGCGCTGCTGGGGGCCGCCGCGAGTGACGTCTGCCCCTTCGACCCCGCTCCGCGCGCTCCGGGCGCGCACTGGGTCGTACCCCGCCTGGTCGGCGAGGTCCGCTACAGCACCCGCACCCGGGAGGGGTTGCTGCGGCAGCCGTCCTGGCTGCGACTCCGGCCCGATCTCGCGCCCGAGGAGGCCGCGGCCGACATCCCGGACGACATGGCCTGAAACGAACAGGCCGCCCCAACTATCGGGCCCTGATTCACCGTTCGGATCCTCCGTCCCTCTTGGCATGGACGCGTTCAGCCAGGAAGCTGAACCTCCCTTTCCCCCACAGCCGTTGGGCTGCGCCCGGACCAAGGAGGACGCAGTGTCGTCACGCCCGTTCGCCCACCGCAGGAGATGGACCATCGGCGCGGCCGGTGCCGCCGCCCTCGTCCTCGCCTCCCCCGCCACGGCCTTCGCCGCCCCACCGTCGGCGCTGCCCGCCAACGCGGACGCCCTGGAGCAGACGTACCAGCCCGCCTACGACTACGACACCGACGGCTGCTACTCCACGCCCGCGATCGGCCCGGACGGAACCGTGAACGGCGGGCTCAAACCGACCGGCGCCCTGAACGGCAACTGCCGGGACGCCTCGGACCTCGACAACACCAACGGCTACGCGCGCTCCAAGTGCAACAACGGATGGTGCGCCATCCTGTACGCCCTCTACTTCGAGAAGGACCAGGCGGTGGCCGGCAGCGGCATCGGAGGCCACCGGCACGACTTCGAGCACGTCGCGGTGTTCGTGCAGGACAACCAGGTCAAGTACGTGTCGACGTCCAACCACGGCGGCTTCACCGTGCGCGCGGCGTCCGCGATCCGCTTCGACGGCACGCACCCGAAGATCGTCTACCACAAGGACGGCATCAGAACACACTGCTTCCGCGCCGCGAACGGGAACGACGAGCCGCCGGAGAACCACAAGCGCACCTGGCAGTACCCGGCCCTGGTCGGCTGGAACGGCTACCCGGCCGGGGTGCGCGACAAGCTCACGTCGTACGACTTCGGCAGCGCCAACTTCGGCCTGAAGGACGGCACCTTCGCCAACCACCTCGCCAAGGCCAAGCCCTCCGGCATCCCCTTCGACCCGTACGCCTGACCGCACCCGGCCCGGCCGGAGGCCTAGGCCTCCGGCCGGGTCCGGCTTCCGCCCCGCGCCCGATCCCCCGGCACGGGGCGGCCGCATAGCGTCCCGGCATGGACACGCACGACACGACAGGGACCCTCGAAGACGCCCTCGGACGTCTCCACGCCTCGGGGCCGGAGCGGCTCGGCCGGCTCACCAATCACGCCCCGATGGTCGTGGAGGCGCTCACCGCACACGGCCGGGCGGACGCCGTGCACCGGTGGCTGGACCTGTACCGGCACAAACTGGAGGACCTGCCCCGGCCCGTCGCTCCCGTGACGGGCGCCGACTGGCGTTCGGCGCTGGGCGACCCGCGCCGGGCCGCCGACTGGATCGGGTACTTCGGCCGGGCGCTCACCGGGCAGCCGTGGCGGGACGTCCTCGCCGTGTGGTGGCCGCGGCTGCTGCCCGGGATGTACGGCGGCTCCACGCATCCCGTCATCCGCGTCGGGCATGCCGTACGGGCCCTGGGGGCCCACGAGAACGCGCCGCGGCTCGCCGAACTCGCGCACGGGCTGGGCTACTGGGCCGCCCGGCACCGGCCCGTCTCCGGCATCGCGGCCCTGCCCGCGGCCCCGAGTGCCGCGCGGTCCCTGGACGCCGTGCCTCCGATCGCCGACCCCCGGGGCGGATTCCCCGACCGGCTGGCGGCCGTACGGCGGTTGCCGCTGTGGGCGCAGAACGTGACCGGCCCGGACACGGCCCGGGAGCGCCTCGCCGAACTGGTGCGCGCCGCGACCCACCGCTACGCCACCCACGGCCACGGCGAGGCGACCATGCTCGTGCACGCGGCGACCGCGCCCAACGCCGTCCTGCGCACCCTCGGCTCCCTGCCCCGCGCCCTGTGGGCACCGAGCCTGCACGCGGCGTGGACCGCGTCCGCGGCCGTCACCGCCATGTACGCCACCGCCGAACCCGTCGCGGACGTCCCCGCACCCCGGTGCACGGCGCAGGAGGTACTGGAACGGGCCCTCGCGCACGGTGACGAGCACGTCGTGAAGCTCACCGACACCGCCCTCGACGTCGGCGACGAGCGGGCCCTCGCCGCGGCCCTGCGGGCGGTGGAACTGAGCGATCCGCTCGTCCCGAACTGACGCCCGATACCCGGCAGTCGGAGGAGGTACGGGACCGACGCCCCCGCGGAAGGGTCTATCGTGTCCGCATGTCCGTCCCCGAACTGATTCGCATCGTCTCCCGCGACTCCCCCATGGCCCTCGCCCAGGTGGAGCGCGTCCGGGCCGAGTTGGCCGCCGCCCATCCCGGAGTGCGCACCGAGGTCGTGCCGGTGAAGACCACCGGCGACAAGTGGATGGGCGATCTGTCCCAGGTCGAGGGCAAGGGCGCGTTCACCAAGGAGGTCGACGCGGCGCTGCTGGCCGGCGAGGCCGACCTCGCCGTGCACTGCGTGAAGGACGTGCCCGCCGACCGGCCGCTCCCGGCGGGCACGGTGTTCGCCGCGTTCCTCAAGCGGGACGACATCCGCGACGCCCTGATCCACCCGGGCGGGCTCACCCTGGACGAGCTGCCGGCCGGGACGCGGATCGGCACCTCCTCGGTGCGCCGCGTCGCACAACTGGCCGCCACGCACCCCCACCTGGTGTGTGTGCCGTTCCGCGGCAACGCCAACAAGCGTCTGGCGAAGCTGGCCGCCGGCGAGGCGGACGCCCTGCTGCTCGCGGTCTCCGGCCTGGAGCGCATCGGCCGCGAGGACGTGATCAGCGAGATCCTCTCGACGGAGACGATGATGCCGCCCATCGGTGCGGGCGTGCTGGCGCTGCAGTGCCGCGAGGGAGACACCGCGCTGATCGACGCCGTGAGCGGCCTCGGCGACCCGGACACCTACCGGGAGACCACCGCCGAGCGCATGTTCCTGCATGTGCTGCAAGGGCACTGCAACAGCCCCATCGCCGGGTTCGCGCAGGTGGACCGCAGTGGCGAACTGTCCCTGCGGGCCTGTGTGTTCACCCCGGACGGCAAGACCCGGCTCAACGCCCACGAGTGGGCGGGCCGGCTCGACCCGGCCACGCTCGGCACCTCGGTCGCCGTGGCCCTGCTGCGCCAGGGCGCCCGCGAGATCATCGACGGCATCCCGCACTGATCAGCGCGACACCCTGACACGGGATCAGGCGGTGCCTTCCTCCGCCTGGTCCCGCAGGAAGACGCTCACCTGGTGCGCCAGGCTGTCCCGCACCGGACCCTGCTGGGCCCCGGCAGGGCCCTCGTGCGCGCCGATGCCGCCCGCCCACAGCCGGCGGGCGGTCCACTCCTCCTCGACGCGCAACTGCACCTGGACGTCCACGAGGCCCAGGGACGCCTCGGCACCGGCCGCGTACAGCACGGCGGTGGCCCGGCGCAGCGGATAGACGTCGAAGCCCTCGATGAACTGCGAGTTGCGCCAGTCGATGAAGGCACTCTCCCCGTCCGGGCCGAGCCGCACGTCGATCTGGCCGTCCTCGAGGTGGACGCCGAGATGGCGGCTGCCGCGGTTCTCGACCGTCACGCGGAGGCAGAAGTACGTCAGTCCGTCGGCGGCGTCGTCCCGGCCGCGGGGCGGCTCGGCCAGCTCCAGACGGTGGACGCGGACGCGCAGACCGGCGTGCTCGTCGTACTCCTGCCAGTCCCCGACCACGTTCGGCTCGTACACGCTGCACCTCTCGACCTCTGGAAGCTGCTTCCTATCTGTGGTCTCAGCGCACTGTCAAATGAGCAGAATGCGCTGTGGCCAGGCAGTTCATCCTTTTTGATCGGTGATCAAGCCGTGCCCAGCGGTTATCCGGAAACAGGTGGAGAAAGCGCTTGCTCCGGCGTGCCGCACATCACTTCCACGAGTGAAGATCAACGGGCCAGCCGGCCCAGCAGGGCCGAGGCGGCGGTGACGCCGAGCGCGGCCGCGATGAACAGCACCACGAAGTCGGACACCGGATGGGGGGGATGTGCCGAGAAGGAGGCCGCGCAGGGCGTCCACCTCGTAGCTGAGCGGGTTGGCCTTGCTGACGCTCTGCAGCCAGCCCGGCATCACGGACACCGGGTACAGG contains these protein-coding regions:
- a CDS encoding questin oxidase family protein — encoded protein: MDTHDTTGTLEDALGRLHASGPERLGRLTNHAPMVVEALTAHGRADAVHRWLDLYRHKLEDLPRPVAPVTGADWRSALGDPRRAADWIGYFGRALTGQPWRDVLAVWWPRLLPGMYGGSTHPVIRVGHAVRALGAHENAPRLAELAHGLGYWAARHRPVSGIAALPAAPSAARSLDAVPPIADPRGGFPDRLAAVRRLPLWAQNVTGPDTARERLAELVRAATHRYATHGHGEATMLVHAATAPNAVLRTLGSLPRALWAPSLHAAWTASAAVTAMYATAEPVADVPAPRCTAQEVLERALAHGDEHVVKLTDTALDVGDERALAAALRAVELSDPLVPN
- a CDS encoding NPP1 family protein, which encodes MSSRPFAHRRRWTIGAAGAAALVLASPATAFAAPPSALPANADALEQTYQPAYDYDTDGCYSTPAIGPDGTVNGGLKPTGALNGNCRDASDLDNTNGYARSKCNNGWCAILYALYFEKDQAVAGSGIGGHRHDFEHVAVFVQDNQVKYVSTSNHGGFTVRAASAIRFDGTHPKIVYHKDGIRTHCFRAANGNDEPPENHKRTWQYPALVGWNGYPAGVRDKLTSYDFGSANFGLKDGTFANHLAKAKPSGIPFDPYA
- the hemC gene encoding hydroxymethylbilane synthase, which encodes MSVPELIRIVSRDSPMALAQVERVRAELAAAHPGVRTEVVPVKTTGDKWMGDLSQVEGKGAFTKEVDAALLAGEADLAVHCVKDVPADRPLPAGTVFAAFLKRDDIRDALIHPGGLTLDELPAGTRIGTSSVRRVAQLAATHPHLVCVPFRGNANKRLAKLAAGEADALLLAVSGLERIGREDVISEILSTETMMPPIGAGVLALQCREGDTALIDAVSGLGDPDTYRETTAERMFLHVLQGHCNSPIAGFAQVDRSGELSLRACVFTPDGKTRLNAHEWAGRLDPATLGTSVAVALLRQGAREIIDGIPH
- a CDS encoding MarR family winged helix-turn-helix transcriptional regulator, with the translated sequence MPTPPLPDAPSPEVTEIERALTRITYLSTRARRHERLMALAGVPLDRAAVALLRQIADSEPQRPGELAARLGVEASHVTRTVQQLQKSGYVTRVPDPDDRRAQRIELTDAGGEAIAKVREAGVRGMQRALSDWSPEELRQLATLFHRMVDDFLAYAGDEEGQPGSAPAGTA
- the ligD gene encoding non-homologous end-joining DNA ligase translates to MDLPLIPPMLATSGTLPSAAQDARWAYETKQDGQRVVVYLPGDGSVLLRARSGDDITAAYPELRPLATALGATPAVLDGEIMALDDQGRASFQLLQSRMGLAHAPARAARRAAEVPVHLVLFDLMHLRNDSLLRLPYARRRAALEDLGLAGPSWSTPRALVGHGAEALRATQEHGLEGLVCKRLDSVYEPGVRSRAWIKIRNMRTEDVLVGGWQPGKGRLTGLPGAVLVGQRAAGRLRYVGSVGTGWSEAERTELAALLGAAASDVCPFDPAPRAPGAHWVVPRLVGEVRYSTRTREGLLRQPSWLRLRPDLAPEEAAADIPDDMA